The genomic DNA TCTTCCACTTGTGTAGTTCAAGAACCTACAAGTAAAAATCGTGCTTAGCCACAGTAGAGACAGTGTTGATAATGCTTGCAACTGTCTCTTGGCTAGAAACCAAATTGCAAGTGTTATCTTTATTGGTTTTTATAGCCATTTCCAAGGCTAGGTGTCATTTGATGGATAAAAGCAAACTATTCCCATATTTGCTGCTTTCAGAATGATCCAATCGTTTAGCTTGCTGGTGGCATTTTAGGACATGCAGTGTCCTTCAGGTGACAGGCGCAACCAAAAGGCTCACAAAGCCTGTGGGAACCTGGGAATGAAGAAGCAGGTCCAGGTGATTAGTGGTCTTCCTTTCTGTCACATGGTATTGTATGTTAGAAGTTGGGCTGGGTACTGCCTAGGCTAAATATATTACTAGCAGGTAAGCTCTGTGATCTTCAGCCTGAGCAGAGTGATGGCGATGTATGGTTCCCATTAGCAAGCCTAGGTTTGAATGTTCTTCCTTTGTTAAGAGACCATTTCCAGAGTTTGTAGACAGACTACAAAATGAGTTGGAACTGGTTTGTGTATATGTTAATATATAAGCAACTTAATTTTGTTAAATGCTCATTAGTGAATTCGAATTTTGAAGAGTTTTTCCTGGGGGAATTTTgctgactatttttttttctttcttttctgccattAGACTTCCGCCTGGCTCTTATTCAGCTTCATGTATCTTCTGTTAAATCAGGTAATCTTCAACGAGCCTGTGGACTggtgagagaagcagcagctcagggagCAAATGTTGTGGCTCTACCTGTGAGTAAAGATCATGGTCTGCCTAGCACCTATACCTCAAATCCTTGGAAACTTCTTTCTAGTgttatacatatttatttttctttctgggtaGCTTAGATACTCTGTGAGGCTCCAAAATAggggagaaacaaacaaacaaaataaacaacaacaaaaaacccccaaacaaaacaacaacgaaccaaacaaacaaaaacacacaaaaacccccaaacaaaacaaacaagcacaacaaaaaaaaacaccaaaaaacccaccaaacaaccaacaacaacaacaacaaacaaaaaaccaaacaggggTTCTGTCTAACAGCACGCTTGCAGCACACTTTAGAGAgggaaaaacaggaagaaaaaaggtagTTTGTCTTTTTGTGATATAAGGTTCTGGTTAAGTTTTTGCTGGTTTAAATCCCAGGCAATTCCATCACTGGTATGTTCTGAATTCACAAAAGTGACCCTGTGGTTTGAATTTTTGCAGACGCCTTCCATGCTCGAAATGTAGGAAAAGGTGATTTTCAGCTAAAGCATATTGAtatgaagatgaaagaaaacagatatacAATGATTCTCTTTGCCATAATAATTCCAGATTGGGTAGTACGTGAGAAACAAATTAGCCTTAAGATGTTTCTAGCATGTCATTTGTGGCTGAGTTATgattaaaacacatttctcttGTGAGTTCCTTGTGTGGGAACATAAATAGCCACTTAAAACTACTGATcatttctgattaatttttgGACTTCAGCCATGATAACCATGCTGAATTTTCACACAGGTGAGTGCGCTGGCAACAAGGTGACCTTCCCAGTGCAGCTTTGAGCTTTTTTCATCTCCTCCTGGGGGTACATATGTTACCCCTGTGCCCTACAGCATCTAACTCAGGAGTGTAAAGTTCTCTGGGTGAACTTCTGGTCTGAATGTTTTCCACACAGAATGTTTTCCCTCCTGCCATCACAGGCAAAGTATTAAGcgaccttcccagctcctctgtgctAACATAGCTCCTGTGTTAGAAACGTGACCTTTGATTATTCTGGCTGTGCCTCCTATGCTTGGATTATCTATTATTTGCTAGTTTCATCATGTGTACAAACTTTGAGTTTTCTAGACCTATTTAGTTGAGATACCCACTTTGCTAATTATGATTTATGCTTTAGAAGTAAAACTTGTCAAAAAAGGGCAAGTTTTTTCGCAGACTTATGGGTGGTAAATTTTGTATTGGCATTAGGACATGGGCATGAAATATTCTCTTCCCTCCacgtttttgttttgtgtttctttttttttttttttttaaatttaaagtcaCACTACATAAAGAACAGTAGTAACTTGCACTGACTATATAATCTACACCTCTGCAGAGGCTTATGGCAGTTTTCCTGTGACATGTTAGCCTAGAGATGTTaaacttttttcatttctgaaccAGGAAAAATTgtgacagaaaaacaatttttaatgtttgtggataaagaaataaaaccagaattcaTTTGGATCTAGAAATTGATAAAAAGGCAATTCAAAGATCTGTCCCTGTGTTCTTACcactttggagagcacaggACCAGGTGATCTGTGCAGACAGTCTGCAGTTTTGTTCCAGTGTCAACTTATGAACAGCCcccatgtgctgctgctgcaaacttGCACAGAGCTCTGCCCATTCTCTTGAGCCCATGGTTTCAGTACCAGCCACGTTGACGCTGCAAATGGCAACACGAAGGTGGAGGCAGCTGGCATGGCTTTCATTTCCTTGTTCAGTCCAACTTTCAAAAGCCTGGGAAGCTCATTTGACAACCTGTGGAGacttcccttcctgcctcttccctctACAAAGTCTGCTGTGGGTTAGCTGGCACCTGCTGGCCCGCTGTCTCTATATGGGCCAAAACCATTCATCCAGTTTTGGTTCTGTTATTCCAGTTCAGTAGAATCTACTACAGTTGTTACAAAGTTTGCTTGAGCAGTTAAAACATAAATGTTTATGGTGCTATtcacagtttctttctttttttttttttttttttttttttggtggggcaTAGATCTTATTACAATTTCCAGTGAGCAAAGGTAACAATTGAAGCAGATGCTTGGGCTGGAAATCACTTGCCAAAAAGTAGGTGCTGTTACTGTTTGATAGCCTATCTGTGGCCTTCAGCTGTACTTCTTTAGGGGAAAAAGTGTTGGGGGGGACAGAGAGGTGTCTCACATCCTCACAGAGTTGGCAAATACAATGTAGAGTAAAAGTTCTGGATATTGTGGGCATCTCAAATACCATTAGCCACCTAGTTCAGGTGCCTAGACTGCTCTGTTAATCATGGTGTCTAAAGATTACATGTCTGGTTCTGAGGGGTAGCAAATCTTTAACTAGAGCCTAGGACAGAAGACACTGTTGAGTTGTGAGGAAATGGTGTTTAAATGATTGTTTTAGATAAAGAATATATCGTTTTGAGAAATGCCTGCTTTTGCAGAggtccttttaaaaaacaaataaatcatgGGCTGTGGACGAGCATATGCATTTCACAGTTTTGAGAGGATCTATTTAGCTTGTAACTGGTCAAATGAGCTAGGTGGAGCTTGGTTCATTGTTCTGATGAGAACATCCCTTATCATCTTCCTAATTCTAGACTGATAAACGTGCTAGCCTTGCTGGGTGCCGCTTGCTTGATACTCCTAGCTCATGTTCTACTTGTCACCAGCACACCCactgcattttctgtaattgtTAAGGGCTCTGTGGCCTCCTGGTATTTTCTGATTTGCTTATTGAGCTCCTGTAAACTCTAACTAAAGATTGTATGAGAGCATTGATAGAGAGAAGATTGCAAGGTCGAGTATATCTCCTTGTAGTGGTGTtactggatttttaaatttatttttctaactcTAGGAATGCTTTAATTCTCCATATGGAACTCAATACTTTAAAGAGTATGCAGAGAAGATCCCTGGGGAATCGACACAGAAGCTCTCAGAAGTTGCAAAGGATTGCAGCATATATCTCGTTGGAGGTAGTTTACTTGTAGTCACCATCTCATTGTGGGAAAAACAGGCAATGTCTGTTAGTGCCATCGGATCACAATTCCGTATAATACAGTGGGGGAAATCTTTGTTCTTGCCTTTACAAAGGATCCATTCCGGAAGAGGATGGTGGAAAGCTGTATAATACATGTACTGTCTTTGGGCCCGATGGTGCTATGTTGGCAAAGCATAGGAAGGTAAGATGGCACTATATTGTTACTAGAAGATTTCTCAGCAGTGTTGcacaaattatttcatctgTCTAAAGGTGATGTGAATTAGTAGAATCTCGCATTAATGATGAGCTAAGTACTGTCAGTAAAATtgcatgtaatttttatttgggATATGTAAATGCCCCTTCAAAAGGTGGTCATAAACTTGTTCTGGATGAGGACAACAAAATGCAGAAGGCATAACTGGCTTTTCCCAGATGCTGGGAAAACTGTGGTAAAAAGTGAATACCGATCCAACTCATCTGTGTACCATGGTCTAGGTCTAAAACATAGTGCCTCTTAAGTGGGATCAGGGTTTTCCCTCAGGTTCCCAGTGGATTTAGTGCTTCTGTTATCATGAATACTGTTCTTTACATAGTCTGTGTGCTATATATACGATTAGTGCAGACAGCTGAAGTCCAGATTCCAAAGTTAAGCTGTATCTGCTGTTTGTGGTGGATGCTTGCTTACTGTCATCTTCCACCTGGACATTGCTTTGTGCCTTTGTAGAAACTACCTTCTTTTCGTAACTATAGAGTGTAGCTTCTGTTAATCTGACTATGCATACAGGTATCATTCCTTAGGTGAACAACAGCTTAtttctttcaaggaaaaacaaaaaagagaatgCAAAGTTACTTGGAACAAATGAGGTGGTGCAAAATACCTCTGGGAGCAGGTATTAATTTATTCTATTAACTGATTCTACACTTCGGTACGCTATTAGATCACTTTCTGAAGTCCAATGTTGTCTTCCATCTGTCATACCACACCAGTCTGCAAGCCCAGTGGTTGTTTGTAGAATGAGTGCAGGCTTGTATTGCGTAAATATGAATGAATAGTTGTATAAAACCAGCTGTATTATTAGGAAGCTCTGGTCAGGAATAGACTCTTGTGTTGCAGGGGAGGGATAAAGACTGTTTGCAGGGGCTAAGAGGCATCTGCAGAGCTAAAGTTGTGGGAATTTTAGGACTAGGTGAAGGTATTTTCTGGAGAAATTTTGCAGGAATGGGGCTGAAatagtagaaaagaaaatatcagctTCCTTAACATTCTTTACAATCATCCTGGCAAACTCAAGACATTTTATAtgtgttctttcttttgcaaaattattcaTTAGATCAAGATATCCAGCTATTTTGCAGGGATTCTTTCTGCGAAGAAGATACAAAGCCATACTACAAATTAGTTGTTACATTTTTAGCTATTTTTAACTACTCTCTATTACTGCAcgggagaaggacagggaatCATATTTGGTATGCAGTATAAGTGTTTGATATGTGCATTACTTGGGTCACAGGCATTATATGTGTTGTTTAAAATGgctagtctttttttttttgtttttctccccaaaataaCTTTAGACatgtatgaaaaaaaccaagaaaactgctttaaatcaTCTTTAGGAGATATCACAATCTTAAGGAATATTTAGGTGGGATCCTGACAAAAGAGTAGTCTAGGTAACAGTAACTAGAAAACATGTGCCTAATAGAGGCTCAAATACCAAGCAGAGAAATTGTTATTAATTGTTATTATTCATACTATAATTACAGGTTCATTTGTTTGACATTAATATCCCTGGGAAGATACAGTTCAAAGAGTCTGAAACACTGAGTCCAGGGAATAGTTTCTCCATGTTTGATACTCGTGAGTATAAGACAAGCCCTCTCTTTAAGGAGCTCTACCACAATAACACTACAGTTGTTCTGGAattctcttccccctcctcctccccagcaatGGATTTTTAGACTATCAGATTTATATTAGGCATTTGACAACCATGGCAAATATAGTTTAAATTGTTCCAAATGTGTGggtcattttaaaaaggcaacatGATTGCAAAAGGGCATGACTGTAGTTTCTTTAGTCCAGCGAAGctttctttcttgaaaataaaataatagaaaaaccTGCGGCTAATTGAGAGAGGAATATATTATGCAGAGACCTGATATAACATGATTTTGTGGAAATGGCTCTTTTTAAAGGGTAGATAAGATTGCTTCTCCCAGTCTTCCTCTCATAATGAAACATGAATTCTCCACCACAAATACCCAATGCTTGTTACAGGTAAAGATACACAGTTAAATATAGCTCCTTTCGTTACTGTGGGACATATAAAATAGCAGCTGGCAGGATGGCTACAGAGTCTGGTGGTTGCTTTTGTGTACTCATAATAGCGATATAACCATTGTCTCTTGTGTTTTGAGGACAGCATACTGTAAAGTGGGCCTAGGCATCTGCTACGACATCAGATTTGCTGAGATGGCTCAAATCTATGGACAGAAAGGTGAGGCTGGGTCAGCTAATGGAGCATGGTTAGCCCTGAGGCCTGAGCTATGCGGGGTGGTTTCAGAGTGGTACGTACTGGGCAGTCTGTGTGATCAGGCAATCTTGTCTTCATCCAGTAACACAAAATGCATCTTGTGGCCAAGACTTTGTTATTCAAATGAGTGTCCATTCTCCTTGAGTAAAGTAACAGTCATTTCCTGATGCACATTTGCTGATGGAGTGAGAAGACACTACATCCTCAGGCTTGGTAATGTATCACAGGGCTTCGCCAATGTGATCGCTTGGGTCACGCATGGACAGGCTCTGTATGGTTCCATTTTGGCCAGGGTTTGGGAAGTACTGAAAGAAACCTCGCTTTGAGTCTCAGTGTGAAGGGCTACTCTAGGCGAAACCATCTTCTCCCTAATGATGTCTGGGTTCTAATTTTATCTGGgttctaattttcttttaacaaaggTTGCCAGCTGCTGATATATCCAGGGGCTTTTAACTTGACAACGGGACCAGCTCATTGGGAACTGCTACAAAGGGGAAGGTGAGAACAAAGTAACAGCTTATCCCCCTCTTCCAGAGGGAGTTTTAGCAAGTGGAACTGAATGGTTCTTATGTTCCAAATGACACTGTGCATCAGAAGTGGTGCTGCAGGGCCGCTCTGCTACTGGAGGTGCACCATTACTCAAGCCTTGCATGGGACACCAAAATGGTTTTGCTGTCAAGGAGAAAAGAGGGGAAGGCTCACGCTTCACTGCTGCCAGTGCCTGTGCAGTTATGCCCTTTCGAGAGCCTTTTCCCCCATGGCCCTGTAAGCACCCTTCACACACAAACTTCTAGACAGAACAGCCAATAACCATTTGAGAACTGCTCTAGTTACGGATAGAAATAGACCCTGAGATTCCTGAGTGCAGTATCATTTTTTCGTTGGGTCAGCTTTAATCAACTTTGCTACATACTGAATTAACGTGTAATTCATTCTACCCACTAACTCTGGAGCAGGTGCTAGAGACTTCTCTTTCaaggctttgctttctctgaccTTCATGTCATTTACAGTTTTGGCTAGTCCTTAGGAGGATATATAGCTTGCCATTCTGAGTgaattctttctcttctgcttagTCAATTGGCAGTATAAAAAAATTCTactcactttttttcccccttcttcccTCATCTTTCTGTGAACACAGAGCTGTTGATAATCAAGTCTACATAGCTACCGTATCTCCTGCTAGAGATGAAAAAGCATCCTATGTtgcctggggacacagcacTGTAGTAAATCCATGGtgagttcagaaaaaaaaaattaaaaatccatcttttcttggttaaaaaatatgtttaccTTGACAGTCATATTTCAGTCCCACATTTCCATCTACTCTTTATGTCATAAGTTCTTGGTAAAAAGCACCTGAGACTTAAGCCTACATTCTCAAAATCGTTCTTTAAAACTGActgaaaaacaagaaggaaactaAAACTAGTTTAACAGTGTGTATTCTTTTTGGTAACAAGATACTTAATACTAATATTTAGCATTAGTTAAGCTGCTGACCTTTTCAACTTCTCTGTGAAGTTCAGTTCATTATGGTAGTTCTCTGTGCAGAACTGAAACAGCTTGCACAAAACTATTTCACTTCCTCAAATGAAAACACTGCTTTGACGTaagaaagaacaagaagaatGTCTTCAGCTAGATAAGACACATTCTGATTTAAGCAGAAGTCACACAGGTGCACAGGAGGTAAAAGCGACCAAATCTTCaggcaattatttttcttttaaataaatccaCTGAGAGTTCTCTTCCAGGTGATTGCAAAGTAAGAAAAGCTTTATCCTCGTCTTGAGCTTATAACTGTAGATGATGAAAGCAGTGACAGAACACCTAGCAGGAAACATGATAAATAATGTTCAGTAGCTCATGCAGAGTAAAAGTATACTCCTAGTAAAAGCCAGTAGGatctgaaagcagaaagtgtTAGTCTTTGCCATATATAGCTGTCCCTGGCGAagctctttctttctgcttgaGGTATCCTACATGCTGCTATGCACTGGTTCTCATAGTTGCTCTTATGATTCTTGATCTTTGGAAACACGCTTATGTTAAGTATGCATATGTCACATATAAAATGTGCCACATATAAAGCCTGGAAGCTACCATGCCAGAGTTATAAATTATGATGCTATTTTTAGGACATCCCTGTCTTTACAGCTGTAGATATCAAGGGTAGGAACTCCCTTTTGCACAAACAGCAGCAACTGGACTGATGCCTTGAGGCTTCTGTGTTAATGCTGTGAACAAATGTGCTTAATTTTGCAGGGGTGAAGTCATAGCCAAAGCTGGGGCTGAGGAAACAGTTATATACACAGATATAGGTAaagtgttgtgggtttttttgtttgtggtttgttttttgtttgtttgttttttgttttttttccctgcttgctttcttgAGTAGAGGTCATGAGACTAAGGAGAGACAGTTTAAGTCTGCAAGCTTGCAGATGTAATTACAGATGATGCAGCATTCCCATCCCTTCTCAACTTATGCTGGAGTAAAGCATGGACAAGCAGCACTTGACTATACTCTTCCAGTTTCCTTGCTTTTGAGGAAGCTGCCACCCTAGGAAAGAGCAAAGTGGCAGTGCCCTACAGACCCGTTCTCTGTGAAAGCTGCTCTTTTCCTGCCGCACCTCAGAGGAAGTCAGGAGCTTTCATTTTTGACTGTTCTAAtagctctttcttcctctcctgcagATCTGAAGAAACTTGCAGAAATACGTCAACAGCTTCCTATTTTAAGCCAGAAGCGTGGTGATCTCTATGCCGTAGAGATGAAAAAGTGAAGCTGGGTGAATAGGGAAGGTTCATGTGGCACAACGGCTGCTGCTTTCGTTTTCAGAAAGACCCCCTTACTTGTTGCTCCACGATCTACTACTAAATGTGCCagttaactaaaaaaaaaccaaaaaccaaaaaaactcagTGGTATAATTCTAAAATTGATTCAAATACAACTTTTACATCTCTTCTCacacttctgtattttacagCTGGGATAAAGATGGAGCTGAAATCAGTTCAATGCAGTAGTAGTTAATGTTGGGTTTTATGCATCATGTTTTAGTTACctttttgggattttttgtagAACATAGAAATGGAAATCTTGGTCTCTCTGGATATCCTCTAGTCAGCTTTGATATTGTGAATTATCAGGTAATCTAGAAGCATGACTCTTTCACCTCTGTCCTTTTTAGTTGTACGTGCCTTAAAAACTCGGTTTAAAGTTTCTTAAATGCCGAACTTCCAACTTAGAAAGCTTAAAATTTAACACACTATGCAAAATGGGCCAAACTCTGCTCTGTACTAGAGATAATGTAAGATGCCACTGGACAGAACTACTACTATAAAAGAGTCTGGTGAAGACACTGATTAAGTCTTTCTGCTCACAGTCTCCCAGAAGACAGGTACTAGAATTGCTcaatatttaaatgcattattGCTACTGAAGGCAACTCCTGTAAGGCTGCATGGGAAACACTCTTTACTTCATTGCTTCTACTGAGGAGACTAACAAACTGATTATTAAAGATGGCTTTAAAATACTTataaattttttgtttggttgattgttttgcattttgttttggtttttcttttggtttttttttgaaggaagagACCTTGGTACttctaatgtttttttaaaaagagaagaatttgcAAATGGCATAGtgagttttttttctccttgggatgaaaaaaaagcagcaactctAGCTATCCAGCCTTTACCACTAGGGTTTTAgttttccagcagcaaaaatgATAAAGCAAGAAAGTTAAATGAgacttcaaaatacaaaaacgGGAGGAGGGAGATAAGGTTTTTGTCTTGCTGTAGCTAACCACCAGCTTCCCCCCCAAACACCTTACCTTTTTATTAATGTTCAGCCATCTGCCTCTTCCCACAGCTGTTCTtgactttttgtttatttgttttgctttaatgtCCTTTTGGGTTCTCTGAAATGAACTGGGTGTATATTTTATAGAGGAAAATTAATGGTTAAATTGAGGCAAACCCTGAGGCATCTTTCCCCTCAAAAGGCAGGTCACACCATTCCACGCAGTGGCATGATCTATTCCAGCAGGCATTTTTTTGGTCTGCACTGCATTGTGGTGTACATACTGTACTGGAACTCTTTAAGAAACAAGCCACAGAGCATAAGGTGAAACGAAGATTTAtttgttgaaaaataaatataaaaaaaataacaatttacCATTTAAGTCTCCTGCATTAGATTAGTGCCTCCCACATACTCTACAATTGGCATCCATTATGGCCATCACCAGGCTCTTCTAAATCGGGGTGGTGGGGGGGCAAGCTCATTTttactgggggccacatcagcctcacggttgccttcaaagggccgaatgtaattttaggactggataaacGTA from Caloenas nicobarica isolate bCalNic1 chromosome 1, bCalNic1.hap1, whole genome shotgun sequence includes the following:
- the NIT2 gene encoding omega-amidase NIT2; its protein translation is MRAARGAMANFRLALIQLHVSSVKSGNLQRACGLVREAAAQGANVVALPECFNSPYGTQYFKEYAEKIPGESTQKLSEVAKDCSIYLVGGSIPEEDGGKLYNTCTVFGPDGAMLAKHRKVHLFDINIPGKIQFKESETLSPGNSFSMFDTPYCKVGLGICYDIRFAEMAQIYGQKGCQLLIYPGAFNLTTGPAHWELLQRGRAVDNQVYIATVSPARDEKASYVAWGHSTVVNPWGEVIAKAGAEETVIYTDIDLKKLAEIRQQLPILSQKRGDLYAVEMKK